cctgcaccccccccaccccctcagcAGCCCAACCAAGGCCTGAAACCCCTctttaaccccccccaaacccccctttacccccccgTACCAGGCTGATGACCCCCTCCTACACCCCCTACCCCCCCCAACaactcccaaccccccccagcacccaaaccagGGGCTGAGAACCCTTTCCTACGCCCCCCTACCCCCTCAGCAACCCCCCTATCCCCCCCATCAGCCAAACCAGGGGCTGAGGcccccctcctgcacccccccagccccccagcagcccaaCCAGGGCCTGAAACCCCTTTTTAACCCCCCTTCaaccccccccaactccccctttaccccccccgTACCAGGCTGAGGGCCACCTCCAGCATGGGCGCCAGCGCCAGGGTGCCGTGGAAGAGCGGCACGCAGTCGACGAAGAgcgccggggcggcggcggcctgctgctccctgccgggccggggggcggcggggggcggccgctcGGCCACCAGCAGCCCGTTGACGGCGCAGTGCGGGTACTTGGCGCCGTGCAGCACCATCTTGCAGTAGGCCTGCGTGCTCAGCCTCATCCTGACGGGCCCCCGCCGCCAAGCGCGCCCCGCCGCCAAGCGCGCCCCGCCGCCAAGTCCGCCGAGGTGTCGTAAAAggacgtaaaaaaaaaaaacccgctgggggggggggggggaagggggacggTTTGGATAGCGCCGTCTCGTTGGTCCTGCGGCCTTCCCGCCGTGCACCGCGCTTCCGGCCCGGCGGCTCCTTCCGGTGGCGGCCCGGCGTAGAGGACGGTCGGCAGGTCGGAggggcggcggcaccgggaggggaccgagggggcttggggggggcccggggggatACGGAAGGGATCGGGAAGGGATcggggggacacggaggggcCTTGGGGGGCCGCTCGGCACCGCCCCGACTGGGTCCGCCCCGGTGGCCgccgggggaggagggggggggcgctAGGCCTGGCCTACGGCTGAGGTAGAGCCGGGGGTGTGACGTCGCGCCGGCGGTGTGACGTCACGCCCGCGTGACGTCAAGCCCCGCGGTTGCGGCAAGGGCGAAggtgggtgctgaggggctCCGGGGTGGCTCGAAGGGCACGGGGAGTACCGGGACCCCCGGCGGGGgccggggacggggggggggggtcggggctgAAACGCGGGGCCCCGGGGTAGGGGGGGAGGGGTCGGAGCCTAAACGCGGGGCCCTGGGCTGGGCGGGGAGGGGTTCGGAGCTCAAATACGGGGGCCTGGGGTAGGCTTGGAAGGGGTCAGAGCTCAAATAAGGGGTCCTGGATGAGGTTTGGAAGGGGTCAGAGCTCAAATAAGGGGTCCTGGATTAGGTTTGGAAGGGGTCAGAGCTCAAATATGGGGTCCTGGATTAGGTTTGGAAGGGGTCAGAGCCCAAATACGGGGTCCTGGGCTGGATGTGGAAGGGGTCAGAGCTTAAATGCAGGCCATCAATGAAAAGCAGAGTGGGAAGGGGCTCATCCAAGCGTCTCCTCGATAACCAGGAGCATCAGCGCTGCTCTGCAGCGTAAAAATGGGCTACCCCTGAATCGACTCCTCTATAGGCAAATGCgggtgggttttgtttctaattCGTGCGCTTGGTGGCCTCAGCTGTCAGTGATTTGCCCGCTGTTGTTTCGTCCTGGCAGGATGTTGGCTTCAAGGGCATTCAGCCTCATCGGGAGAAGGGCCCTTTCCACCTCCATCTGTGTGAGGGCCCACGGGCACGGTAGGTGGCACTGCTCCGTTTTCAGTACAGACAATAACAGGAAGAATGTAAAACGCAGCCGTTAGAAATCCTAAAGCTGAGGGGAGCTTTGTGCCAGCTACAAGCTGGCTCCCGGCAGCAAGCGAAGCCGTACGGGGTGCTGTGATGTTTTCTGGAGTGCTCTCTCTGTGGCGTTTCCTGACGCACCCGCAGCTGGGGGGCGGGTGGGGAAGGATGTGGGAtggccggggctggcggggctgcTCCCTTGCCCTGGTGGAAGAGAGCTGCTGGAGCGGCGCCCGTGCCAGCAGGTGGCATCGCAGAGGTGCCGGTGGGGGAGCTTTGTCTTTTCCCTTCTGGCTTGCTTAACCGGcatcatctttgtttttttttgtgttgttttttttttttttgtattttaactaGTAAGAGGCGTTAATGTAGGAACTGAAAGCTTGATTCTGCGTCTCTTCTGTTCCCAAACGCAGCCGGTGTTGTCAAAGCAGAGGACTTCAGCCTTCCAGCGTACGTTGATCGTCGTGATGTTCCCCTGCCCGAAGCGGCCTTCGTAAAGCAGCTCTCCGCTCAGCAGAAGGCtctgaaggagaaggaaaaggccTCCTGGACCGCTCTGTCCGTCGATGAGAAAATTGAACGTAAGTCCTGAAATGACCTCGCGGCCAGCAGCGCCCTGACCCAGCCTGCTGCACGGTCCTGGCCCGTGGCTTCCTGCACACACGGCCCTGGCGTGGCTCCAGGCTGCTCCGCTCGGCTCCTTCGCGGTCAGACTGCAGCCACGAAAGAGCTGCGTTAATTTTGTGCTAATTAACCTCGGGCGGAGGTGAGTGGAGGTGAGTGGTGCGTGTAGCTGGTGTTCTCACACCCCTTGGTAGCTGTTAGGTGCCCCAGGGCACGTAGTGTGATTCACATAAGGAGCTTAGTGGTATGTCAAGCTCAGCCAcgtcttctttttcctccacaaaATCCTGATTGTTCCTTTATTGCCATCTTGTTACcaacaggctgaaaaaaaacccaacccttGTTGATAACAGGGTGTAATCCCGTTAGTcaaactgaataaaatgaaCCCCGTGTGTTTTAATGGAGGACCTGGGAGCAGCGCAGCGCCCACCTGCGTCCAAGACAGGAGGTGTAAAACCCTCAAATGTTCACAAACACTTCCTAAAGCTAATGCTGCTCTGAACTCCAAAGTCTCGCAGCCTTTTAAACGCAGGCATTCCTGCTCAAATTGTTGGAGGCAGGGAGCTGTGTGGTAACTGGTCGTACTGGGAAttggaggcagggaaggaaatgtatttcttcttcctcttggCCTGTCATGCAACCTTTGCACAGCCGCATAATCGTATATAAAGAGACCAACGCTGTCTTTGCTcatgagaaatacagaaataacgTGAAACACAGCTCATTTACTTTGGCACTTCATCTTTGCAGGAAGAGGCCAGCTAATTCTGACACTATTTTAACATCCCTGCCATTTCAGACCTCTTTAGGCCTTGGTTGCCTCCCTCTAGCAGGCATTGTGTTGCCTGCAGGTTGCAGGAAGagtaaaaagaaatgatttatttttttttcctcagtgtacCGCATCAAATTCAACGAGAGCTATGCAGAAATGAACAAAGGATCAAACGAATGGAAGACCGTCCTCGGTGGAGTGCTGTTCTTTCTTGGCTTGACTGGGGTCATCCTCATTTGGCAGAAAATTTACAGTAAGTGAAGGCCGAGTGGCGTTCTGTCCTGGCTCGCGAGCTCAACTGGTGTTTGGTGTAGAAAACTTGCCATAAATTGCTCAAAGTTTCAAAACGCTGCGTGGAACAGCCGTGCTGGTGAGCgcgtggcagctgctgcttgttaGCCTGTGAAAACTCAGCTCTGGGGTTGTGACTGAATGGGTACAGGTGGGTACAGGGTGAAAATGTTCAGAAAGTCAGCTCGTAGAGAGGTAAAGACAGTGGAGAGAGCtttggaggaaagggaagggaaagagcagcagcacactaaCAATTCCAGACCTTCCCTCTCTGTGGAACCCGCTGTTGCAAGAGCTTATTGCCTCTCTGGTAATAAACATTTGGGTTTCTGCCACGTTCGCTTCCCTCCCAGCCAAAGATCCTGCCGCGAGGGAGCCCTCcagcagccgtggggcagcgcACGTGGTCGGATGGGGCTTTAGCTGTGCACGGTCAAATTTAGGAGGAGGCTCGTGTCTTGGTACAAGCTAGAGAACCGAGACGGGAATCTGCTGAGCCGAATGCTTCAAAAATTGGACTTAGGGAGCTTAGGTTTGAGCGGGTGATGACGTACACGTGGTCAGTGTTGattgtttttttgggggaaaaagcgTCTTGTTAGCAAAACTTGTACCGCCATCGCCAACTCGCTCATCCTGCCTTTGTTCCTCTTGAATCGCAGTGTACGGCCCCATTCCGCACACCTTCTCCGACGAGTGGGTGTCGATGCAGACGAAGCGAATGTTAGACATGCGAATTAACCCCGTGGAGGGCCTTTCTTCCCAGTGGGATTTTGAGAAGAACGAGTGGAAGAAGTGAGGCAACTCAGCGGAACCTGCCCTGCTTGAATATGAAATGATTCCATCACCTGTGTGTGACCTCGTTGCTCATGTACTGGAACAACCTCTCCACCTAAATAGATGATAATAAACTTCTGGTTAACTTGAAAGTTTCCTTTTATTGGTCTGCAGGTGGGAATTTGTAGTGCGGCGTGAGGGGGAAGGGTTTCTCCAGGTAGTCCTGTCATGGCTGGTGTGTAGACAGCGTTAATTGGTTAAAGGGAATGAAACACTCGTGTTTCTTGGGGGCGATGAATGAGGTGAAAGTTAGTTTGACAAGTTTGTTGTATTTGAAGCATTGAAAACGCTTCAAATGGTCAGAATTCAAGCAGCAAAAtctcacccagctctgcagggggATGTTGTTGAGCGTTCAGCCCAGACACTGCTTTTCTGGGGCAGGAATAGGTTCCTGGGAGGAGCGCTGCCTGTTTCCCCACCTCTTTAAGGCCGTGTTTCTGGGATACAGCCAGGAGTCACGCTGCAGAGGCCTGAGCTACATGTAAGGCAAGCAGATCCCAGCTGAGTGTGCCATAACAGCTCCAAAAATAGCTCGTCAGAGCTCCACGAGGCAGCGGTGTGGATCAGAGTAGGGCCTGTGGTGGAGATACTCCGCTCCTCCTCCCTGTGAAGGGAACCTGGTTCTATATTCCGGTTTTTCTCCACCACttttcctcccccagcagcaggggcgGGCTGCAGACCTCGCCGTTGCCCTGTGcaggctccagtgagagagagAAGAACCAGCTGCGGGTCGGCCAAGCGCGGGTTGAGGTGGTGCAGAGGTGGTGCTCAGAGGGGCCGGCTGAGGGCAGGGAGGCGAGCGCCACCCTTTGTGGGAGCATCGCGGGTCTCTTACTGAGTGCAGCGGTCTGAACGAGCCCTGCTTCGGAGCTCAGACATGGCTCGATGTTTTCAGGGCCTGAGCCACGAAGGCTGGCGCCTCTACTcgctctgctctgcctgtggCTGCCAAATTTCCCCCTCCCTTGGGCTACCCACCGGCGCGTGTCCTGGCTTCCTGCAGGCACGCTCCTGCCTCTGGCTTTAAAGCCGCCTCCAAAGATCAAACCCATTAAAACGAGCTTTGGCTTCAACCTCCTCGTTTCCTGGTTACAGGGCTCGCGTGGTTTTCGAGCCGTTTAGCTGCTGTGGGGGGGGAGCCTGGGGACCTCCACGGCTCCTGatggcccggggggggctgggttTGGAGGAGCGGGGGTTCAGCGGGGGCTACGTGAGGAGCTGAGCTCCCCTTCGGGATTCTGGAAGATCGCTTCTGTGAAATGTCTGTGTCGGAGCGCAGAGAAGCGTGCCGCAAAGAGGGACGTCGGGAGGGTGCCTGCAGCAGTGGGAAATGATTTTAGCTGCTGGGCTCGGGGAGTGGGGCTGCAGCCAGATGTCCCCCGGCTCGCGCTGCTGCCACCCGGGGCCACCTCGGCTTCGCCTCGCCGTGGATTGCAGACTCACGATGACTGCAGGGGTTTCTCTATACGAGcagcttgcttttttcctttttttttttttgcattctttatATCGCCTCTGACAGGCTAGCAGCATTGATCTGGGGgatgggtgctgagctgccagagAAATCTCCTTTGAGAAGCGATGTTTGGAAACGTGTGCTGGGATTGCGAGCTCTACGGCTCGTCCTACCTCCCTCGCTGCAAGGAGGGGGAGATGGACTCACCCCCGCTGCCGTCCCAGCGGCGTGCCGTGCTCTGCTTTTTTGAGGTGAGCGCCTCGTTCTGCATTCTCATCCCATTCCCGCGACTGGGAGGAATTACCCCGACCGGCAGAGAAATCCTGCCGAGCTCACCGCTTGCACCAGCCCGCAGCGCCCCAGAACGAAACCCGGCCCCGAGCTGGACGTAGCCCGTGGGGGATATCGCGGGGTGCCCTGCCAAGAGGGGTGCTCCGTCCCGTGGCTTTGCGGGACGTGGGGGCTGCACGGGGAACCCCAGGCgtcctcttcttccctctccccaaaaCACTGAGCCTCTGCAAAAGCCCTGGCGAGCCAGGGAGTCCGGAAGAGAAACCTGAGCCTCGCCGCAGCCCCAGGTCCTTATTTCATCCTCCCCTGCCCCGCAGCGGCCGCTGGCCCCGGATCCCTTCGCCCAGAAGCGTGGTGgcgaggggctggagcagctcgcAGCGGGTGAGCGGGCTGAGTTTGGCGGGGCTCCGCGCGCTCCCCTCCTGCGGTGGGGCAGGCTCCCCCCAtctgggattttgggggtgtttCTTTGCAGGTAACCCCGGGTACCGAGAGGCCGCCTGA
The Anser cygnoides isolate HZ-2024a breed goose chromosome 12, Taihu_goose_T2T_genome, whole genome shotgun sequence genome window above contains:
- the COX4I1 gene encoding cytochrome c oxidase subunit 4 isoform 1, mitochondrial; its protein translation is MLASRAFSLIGRRALSTSICVRAHGHAGVVKAEDFSLPAYVDRRDVPLPEAAFVKQLSAQQKALKEKEKASWTALSVDEKIELYRIKFNESYAEMNKGSNEWKTVLGGVLFFLGLTGVILIWQKIYMYGPIPHTFSDEWVSMQTKRMLDMRINPVEGLSSQWDFEKNEWKK